In Corynebacterium afermentans subsp. afermentans, a genomic segment contains:
- a CDS encoding MBL fold metallo-hydrolase produces MRIDNVVTSGLFKLDGGEWEVDNNVWIVGDDSEVYIIDAAHNAEAIAEAVGNRRVKGILATHGHSDHIDAAPELSRLVDAPVYLHPTDGFLWQRQNPGAHYRQLLDGATFTIAGTDLRVMSTPGHSPGSVVIYAEEAGELFSGDTLFQGGPGATGRSFSSFDTIIHSLQKSVLDLPAVTVVRTGHGDHTTIGAEAPHLEEWIRRGY; encoded by the coding sequence ATGCGCATCGACAACGTAGTCACATCCGGCCTGTTCAAGCTCGACGGTGGCGAGTGGGAGGTGGACAACAACGTTTGGATCGTCGGCGACGATTCCGAGGTTTACATCATCGACGCCGCCCACAACGCCGAAGCCATCGCCGAGGCGGTGGGAAACAGGCGCGTGAAGGGCATTTTGGCCACCCACGGCCACTCCGACCACATCGACGCCGCGCCCGAGCTGTCGCGGCTTGTGGACGCCCCGGTGTACCTGCACCCCACCGACGGGTTTTTGTGGCAGCGCCAGAACCCGGGCGCGCACTACCGCCAGCTTCTCGACGGCGCCACGTTCACCATCGCCGGCACCGACCTGCGCGTGATGTCCACCCCGGGCCACTCGCCGGGCTCTGTAGTCATCTACGCCGAGGAGGCCGGCGAGCTGTTCTCCGGTGACACCCTGTTCCAGGGCGGGCCGGGCGCGACGGGACGGTCGTTCTCCTCCTTCGACACCATCATCCACTCCCTGCAGAAGTCCGTGCTGGACCTGCCGGCGGTGACGGTGGTGCGCACCGGCCACGGCGACCACACCACCATCGGCGCAGAGGCGCCGCACCTGGAGGAGTGGATCCGCCGCGGCTACTAG
- a CDS encoding DUF2304 domain-containing protein, with the protein MIQALLLLAIVALAWYFFANRRKANAKAWVKIGFALLMVAAVWAIARPDDVTVLANWLGVARGTDLMLYVLVVAFFFVTVSTWTRFREQELRYARLARAVALQNAQAPEQGQVRTPRGANQQR; encoded by the coding sequence ATGATCCAAGCGTTGTTGCTGCTCGCCATTGTCGCGTTGGCCTGGTACTTCTTTGCTAATCGACGAAAAGCTAACGCCAAAGCCTGGGTAAAAATCGGCTTCGCCCTCTTAATGGTGGCGGCGGTGTGGGCGATTGCCCGCCCCGACGATGTCACGGTGCTTGCCAACTGGCTGGGTGTGGCCCGCGGCACCGACCTGATGCTGTACGTGCTGGTGGTGGCGTTCTTCTTCGTCACCGTCTCCACGTGGACGCGCTTCCGCGAGCAGGAGTTGCGCTACGCGCGCCTGGCCCGCGCCGTCGCGCTGCAGAACGCCCAGGCGCCGGAGCAGGGGCAAGTGCGGACACCGCGCGGCGCTAACCAGCAGCGCTAG
- a CDS encoding glycosyltransferase family 2 protein, giving the protein MSGFSDTWLIVPCYNEGTVIFDVLTNARETFPNIVGVNDGSADDSAAQIRAAGAHLVDHPVNLGQGAAIQTGVEYARKQPGAEFFVTFDADGQHQEKDVVRMIERLRTEPLDIVVGTRFAGQENSQVPWIKRAVLKTVVMLSPRTKKLGLTDAHNGLRAFNRTVAEEMNIRMNGMSHASEIVSMIDKHGWRVDEEPVDILYTEYSMSKGQSLINGVNILADGLVARRLP; this is encoded by the coding sequence ATGAGCGGATTTTCAGACACTTGGCTGATCGTGCCTTGCTACAACGAGGGCACGGTCATCTTCGACGTGCTCACGAATGCGCGCGAGACGTTCCCCAACATCGTGGGCGTTAACGACGGATCCGCCGACGACTCCGCCGCGCAGATCCGCGCCGCGGGCGCCCACTTGGTGGACCACCCGGTCAACCTGGGCCAAGGCGCGGCGATCCAGACCGGCGTGGAATACGCGCGCAAACAGCCGGGCGCCGAGTTCTTCGTCACCTTCGACGCGGACGGCCAGCACCAGGAAAAAGACGTTGTGCGCATGATTGAGCGGCTGCGCACTGAGCCGTTGGACATCGTCGTCGGCACACGCTTCGCCGGCCAGGAGAACTCGCAGGTGCCGTGGATCAAGCGCGCCGTGCTGAAAACGGTGGTGATGCTGTCGCCGCGCACGAAGAAGCTCGGGCTCACGGATGCCCACAACGGGCTGCGCGCCTTCAACCGCACGGTGGCCGAGGAGATGAACATCCGCATGAACGGGATGTCGCACGCCTCGGAGATCGTCTCCATGATTGACAAGCACGGCTGGCGCGTGGACGAGGAGCCGGTGGACATTCTCTACACGGAGTACTCGATGTCGAAGGGCCAGTCGCTGATCAACGGCGTGAACATCCTCGCCGACGGGCTCGTTGCAAGGAGGTTGCCATGA
- a CDS encoding glycosyltransferase, translating into MARITALVTVYHGTDEHDLVRALDSLQAQTRPTDELVIVADGPVSEGVRRVVERQDARVIWLPENVGAGPASQAGLATIDSDYTARLDSDDAAKPTRFARQLEYLEAHPEVGALGTAVEEFAETPGDTGKVRALPEDPHAYAKMNSPVNNPSVMLRTRAVKEVGGYRDVHFMEDYDLYARLISGGWQVRNLPEALTDFQVTDAQFSRRTGREMLAAEAQMQRNLVAYGLVSRPRAAFNLTARTAYRALPTGLLRRVYAALFHRGE; encoded by the coding sequence ATGGCGAGGATTACCGCACTGGTGACCGTCTACCACGGCACCGATGAACACGACCTGGTCCGCGCCCTCGATTCCCTGCAGGCGCAGACCCGCCCCACGGACGAGCTGGTCATTGTGGCGGATGGGCCGGTGTCGGAGGGTGTCCGGAGGGTCGTCGAGAGGCAAGATGCCCGGGTAATTTGGCTGCCTGAGAATGTCGGCGCGGGCCCGGCGTCGCAGGCTGGCCTGGCCACGATCGATTCCGACTACACCGCACGGCTGGACTCCGACGACGCCGCGAAACCGACACGCTTCGCACGGCAGCTGGAGTACTTGGAGGCGCACCCGGAGGTTGGCGCGCTGGGCACCGCGGTCGAAGAGTTCGCGGAAACCCCCGGCGACACCGGCAAGGTGCGCGCCCTGCCGGAGGATCCGCACGCGTACGCGAAGATGAACTCGCCGGTGAACAACCCCTCGGTGATGCTGCGTACCCGCGCCGTCAAGGAGGTCGGCGGCTACCGGGACGTGCACTTCATGGAGGACTACGACCTCTACGCGCGCCTGATCTCGGGCGGTTGGCAGGTGCGCAACCTGCCGGAGGCGCTTACGGACTTCCAGGTCACCGACGCACAGTTTTCCCGCCGCACCGGCCGCGAGATGCTCGCCGCGGAGGCGCAGATGCAGCGCAACCTGGTCGCCTACGGCCTTGTTTCGCGCCCGCGGGCGGCGTTCAACCTGACGGCGCGCACCGCATACCGCGCGCTACCCACAGGTTTGCTCCGGCGCGTGTACGCCGCTTTGTTCCACCGCGGGGAGTAA
- the rfbA gene encoding glucose-1-phosphate thymidylyltransferase RfbA, producing MKGIILAGGSGTRLYPITQGISKQLMPIYDKPMIYYPLSTLISAGIREILIITTPEDRPNFERLLGDGSRLGIMLHYAEQPRPEGLAQAFLIGEEFIGDDSVALVLGDNIFDGSGIAQVLGQVRDIDGGAIFAYEVSDPQRYGVVEFDADGTALSIEEKPDEPKSNFAVVGLYFYDNDVVDIAKSITPSARGELEITSVNEAYLRRGDLKVHRLHRGDVWLDTGTIDSMSEASAYVEVLQKRTGTVIGSPEVAAYREGFIDATQLEALGEQVLKSGYGRYLIDAARD from the coding sequence ATGAAGGGCATCATTCTCGCCGGCGGCTCGGGCACGCGCCTGTACCCGATCACCCAGGGCATCTCGAAGCAACTCATGCCCATCTACGACAAGCCGATGATCTACTACCCGCTATCCACGCTGATCAGCGCGGGTATCAGGGAGATTTTGATCATCACCACGCCGGAGGATCGGCCGAACTTTGAGCGTTTGCTTGGCGACGGCTCACGCCTCGGCATCATGCTCCACTACGCCGAACAACCCCGCCCGGAGGGACTGGCGCAGGCGTTTTTGATCGGCGAGGAGTTCATCGGCGACGACTCGGTAGCGCTGGTGCTCGGCGACAACATCTTCGACGGCAGCGGCATCGCCCAGGTGCTCGGCCAGGTGCGCGACATCGACGGCGGCGCCATCTTCGCCTACGAGGTCTCCGACCCGCAGCGCTACGGCGTGGTCGAGTTCGACGCGGACGGCACCGCGCTGTCCATCGAGGAAAAACCCGACGAGCCGAAGTCCAACTTCGCCGTAGTGGGGCTGTACTTCTACGACAATGATGTTGTGGACATCGCCAAATCCATCACCCCCTCGGCGCGCGGGGAGCTGGAGATCACCTCCGTCAACGAGGCATACCTCCGCCGCGGCGACCTGAAGGTGCACCGCCTGCACCGGGGTGATGTGTGGCTGGACACCGGCACCATCGACTCCATGAGCGAGGCCAGCGCCTACGTGGAGGTGCTGCAAAAGCGCACCGGCACCGTCATCGGCTCGCCGGAGGTGGCCGCCTACCGGGAAGGCTTCATCGACGCCACGCAGCTGGAGGCCCTGGGCGAGCAGGTGCTGAAATCCGGCTACGGCCGCTACCTCATCGACGCAGCAAGGGACTAA